A region from the Citrobacter koseri ATCC BAA-895 genome encodes:
- a CDS encoding sulfurtransferase, producing MKRVSQMTALALASGLACASSWAADMAQSLTFSQLQQKQGAAIDTRQSAFYNGWPQTLNGPSGHEPSALNLSASWLDKMSDEQLAAWLQRHQLRKDAPLALYGNDNGVQAVKSRLQKAGFSQIATLSDALTDPSRLQKLPHFEQLAYPQWLHALQQNQPVTAKPAGDWKVIEAGWGAPKYYLLSHIPGAGYIDTNEVESEPLWNKVSDAQLKAMLAKHGIRHDTTVILYGRDVYAAARVAQIMLYAGVKDVRLLDGGWQTWSDAGLPVERGMPADVKPEPDFGVAIPAQPQLMLDMEQARALLHRQDASLVSIRSWPEFIGTTSGYSYIKPKGEIAGARWGHAGSDSTHMEDFHNPDGTMRSAEDIAAMWKQWDILPDQHVAFYCGTGWRASETFMYARAMGWKNVAVYDGGWYEWSSDPKNPVSTGERDPDSSK from the coding sequence ATGAAACGTGTTTCTCAAATGACCGCGCTGGCACTGGCTTCAGGACTCGCCTGCGCTTCCTCCTGGGCTGCTGATATGGCGCAGTCGCTTACCTTCAGCCAGCTACAGCAAAAACAGGGCGCCGCGATTGATACACGCCAGAGCGCTTTTTACAACGGCTGGCCGCAAACCCTTAATGGCCCTTCCGGTCACGAACCTTCCGCACTGAATCTGTCAGCCTCCTGGCTCGATAAAATGAGCGACGAGCAGCTCGCCGCCTGGCTGCAACGGCATCAGCTCAGGAAAGACGCCCCGCTGGCGCTGTATGGCAATGACAATGGCGTACAGGCGGTGAAATCACGTTTACAGAAGGCAGGCTTCAGCCAGATTGCTACGCTGAGCGATGCGCTGACCGATCCTTCCCGACTGCAAAAGCTCCCTCACTTCGAGCAATTAGCATACCCACAGTGGTTGCACGCCCTTCAACAAAACCAGCCGGTTACGGCTAAACCGGCGGGAGACTGGAAGGTGATTGAAGCAGGCTGGGGCGCGCCGAAATATTATCTGCTCAGCCACATTCCCGGCGCCGGATACATCGACACCAATGAGGTGGAAAGCGAACCGCTGTGGAATAAAGTCTCTGACGCGCAGTTGAAAGCGATGCTGGCGAAACACGGTATTCGCCATGACACGACGGTTATTCTGTATGGCCGCGACGTATACGCTGCGGCGCGCGTTGCGCAGATTATGCTCTATGCGGGCGTGAAGGACGTTCGTCTGCTCGACGGCGGCTGGCAAACCTGGTCCGATGCGGGTCTGCCAGTTGAACGCGGCATGCCCGCTGACGTGAAGCCGGAACCCGACTTTGGCGTGGCGATCCCGGCGCAGCCGCAGTTAATGCTGGATATGGAACAGGCCCGCGCCCTGCTGCACCGTCAGGACGCATCGCTGGTCAGCATCCGTTCCTGGCCGGAATTTATCGGCACCACCAGCGGATACAGCTATATCAAGCCAAAAGGCGAAATTGCCGGCGCGCGTTGGGGACATGCGGGCAGCGACTCCACGCATATGGAGGATTTCCATAACCCGGACGGCACCATGCGCAGCGCAGAGGATATCGCCGCCATGTGGAAGCAGTGGGATATTCTGCCGGATCAGCACGTTGCCTTCTATTGCGGCACCGGCTGGCGCGCCTCCGAAACGTTTATGTACGCGCGGGCGATGGGCTGGAAAAACGTCGCCGTGTATGACGGCGGTTGGTACGAATGGAGCAGCGATCCGAAAAATCCGGTGTCCACCGGCGAGCGCGACCCGGACAGCAGTAAGTAG
- a CDS encoding ABC transporter substrate-binding protein, translated as MRRTLLLAGLLLTGHVQAVENWQAVKDEAKGQTVWFNAWGGDNAVNQYLDWVSGEMKTHYAINLRIVRLADAADAVKRIQTESAAGRKTDGSVDLLWVNGENFRTLKEAGLLQTHWAETLPNWRYVDTRKPVREDFSMPTQGAESPWGGAQLTFIANRDITPQPPQSPQALLAFAKAHPGTVTYPRPPDFTGTAFLEQLLLALTPQPDALKVVPDDATFDSVTAPLWAYLDALHPSLWRKGKDFPPSPARMDALLQAGSLRLSLTFNPAHAQQKIASGELPKTSYSFGFSQGMIGNVHFVTIPANARASAGAKVVANFLLSPDAQLRKADPAFWGDPSVLDPHKLPAGQREALRSRIPDGLPPTLAEPHSAWVNALEQAWLRRYGTQ; from the coding sequence ATGCGTCGTACTCTATTACTGGCGGGTCTGCTGTTGACGGGCCATGTGCAAGCCGTCGAAAACTGGCAGGCGGTGAAAGATGAAGCCAAAGGCCAGACCGTCTGGTTTAACGCCTGGGGCGGCGACAATGCCGTTAATCAGTATCTCGACTGGGTCAGCGGCGAGATGAAAACGCATTACGCCATTAACCTCAGGATTGTCCGGCTTGCGGATGCCGCCGATGCCGTGAAACGCATTCAGACTGAGTCCGCCGCCGGGCGTAAAACCGATGGTTCCGTCGATCTGCTGTGGGTAAATGGCGAGAACTTCCGCACGCTGAAAGAAGCCGGACTGCTGCAAACCCACTGGGCGGAAACGCTGCCAAACTGGCGCTATGTCGATACGCGCAAACCGGTACGCGAGGATTTTTCCATGCCGACGCAAGGGGCGGAGTCACCCTGGGGCGGCGCGCAGTTAACCTTCATTGCTAACCGGGATATTACGCCGCAGCCGCCGCAAAGCCCGCAGGCGCTACTCGCTTTTGCGAAAGCCCATCCCGGTACTGTCACCTACCCACGGCCGCCGGATTTTACCGGGACGGCGTTTCTGGAACAGCTGTTACTGGCGTTAACCCCTCAACCGGATGCGCTCAAGGTCGTGCCAGATGACGCGACGTTCGATTCCGTCACCGCGCCGCTATGGGCATACCTCGATGCGCTGCATCCCAGCCTGTGGCGGAAGGGAAAAGACTTCCCTCCCTCTCCCGCCCGGATGGACGCGCTGCTGCAAGCCGGTTCGCTGCGCCTGTCTCTGACGTTTAATCCCGCTCATGCGCAGCAAAAGATCGCCAGCGGCGAACTGCCCAAAACCAGCTACAGTTTCGGTTTTTCACAAGGCATGATTGGCAACGTGCATTTTGTCACAATCCCGGCAAACGCCCGCGCCAGCGCAGGCGCAAAGGTGGTTGCCAATTTCCTGCTCTCCCCCGACGCGCAGTTGCGCAAAGCCGATCCGGCGTTCTGGGGCGATCCTTCCGTGCTTGACCCGCATAAGCTGCCCGCCGGGCAGCGGGAAGCGTTACGGTCGCGCATTCCTGACGGGTTGCCGCCTACGCTGGCGGAACCGCATTCCGCATGGGTGAACGCGCTGGAACAGGCATGGCTACGCCGCTACGGTACGCAGTAA
- the xthA gene encoding exodeoxyribonuclease III: protein MKFVSFNINGLRARPHQLSAIVDKHQPDVIGLQETKVHDDMFPLEEVAKLGYNVFYHGQKGHYGVALLTKETPVSVRRGFPDDGEEAQRRIIMAEIPSPLGSITVINGYFPQGESRDHPLKFPAKAQFYQNLQNYLDNELKRDNPVLIMGDMNISPTDLDIGIGEENRKRWLRTGKCSFLPEEREWMDRLINWGLVDTFRHAHPETVDKFSWFDYRSKGFDDNRGLRIDLLLASNPLAEHCVETGIDYEIRSMEKPSDHAPVWAKFRV from the coding sequence ATGAAATTTGTCTCTTTTAATATCAACGGCCTGCGCGCCCGTCCTCATCAACTGTCAGCCATTGTCGACAAGCACCAGCCTGACGTGATCGGCTTGCAGGAGACAAAAGTTCACGACGATATGTTTCCTCTCGAAGAGGTAGCAAAGCTCGGCTATAACGTCTTCTATCACGGACAGAAAGGCCATTACGGCGTCGCGCTACTGACCAAAGAGACGCCTGTTTCTGTGCGCCGTGGTTTTCCCGACGACGGCGAAGAGGCGCAGCGCCGTATCATCATGGCGGAGATCCCGTCACCGCTGGGCAGTATCACCGTCATTAACGGCTATTTCCCGCAGGGCGAAAGCCGTGACCACCCGCTGAAATTTCCGGCAAAAGCGCAGTTTTATCAGAACCTGCAAAACTACCTGGACAACGAACTGAAACGCGACAATCCGGTGCTGATCATGGGGGATATGAATATCAGCCCAACCGATCTGGATATCGGCATTGGCGAAGAGAACCGCAAACGCTGGCTGCGTACCGGTAAGTGCTCCTTCCTGCCGGAAGAGCGCGAGTGGATGGATCGCCTGATTAACTGGGGGCTGGTGGATACCTTCCGTCACGCGCACCCGGAAACGGTCGATAAATTTTCATGGTTTGATTACCGCTCAAAAGGTTTCGACGACAACCGGGGGCTGCGCATCGACCTGCTGCTGGCGAGCAATCCGCTGGCCGAACACTGCGTTGAAACCGGCATTGACTATGAAATCCGCAGCATGGAAAAACCGTCCGACCATGCGCCCGTCTGGGCAAAATTCCGGGTCTGA
- the astA gene encoding arginine N-succinyltransferase: MMVIRPVERRDVSALMQLASKTGGGLTSLPADEATLTSRIERALKTWRGELPKSEQGYVFVLEDSDTGSVAGICAIEVAVGLNDPWYNYRVGTLVHASKELNVYNALPTLFLSNDHTGSSELCTLFLDPDWRKEGNGYLLSKSRFMFMAAFRDKFNEKVVAEMRGVIDEHGYSPFWESLGERFFSMEFSRADYLCGTGQKAFIAELMPKHPIYTHFLSEEAQAVIGEVHPQTAPARTVLEKEGFRYRNYIDIFDGGPTLECDIDRVRAIRKSRLLDVVEGQPAPGEFPACLVANENYHHFRAMLIRTDPDTQRLVLTAAQLDALKCHAGDRVRLVRLCAEEKTA; the protein is encoded by the coding sequence ATGATGGTGATCCGCCCCGTCGAACGACGTGATGTCAGTGCGTTGATGCAGCTTGCCAGTAAAACCGGCGGCGGCCTGACCTCTCTGCCAGCAGATGAAGCAACGCTGACGTCGCGTATTGAGCGCGCGCTAAAAACGTGGCGTGGCGAACTGCCGAAAAGCGAACAGGGTTACGTGTTTGTGCTGGAGGACAGCGATACGGGAAGCGTTGCGGGAATTTGTGCGATTGAGGTGGCCGTGGGGTTGAACGATCCCTGGTACAACTATCGCGTTGGCACGCTGGTGCATGCTTCTAAAGAACTGAATGTCTATAACGCGCTGCCGACGCTGTTTCTCAGTAACGATCATACCGGGAGCAGCGAACTGTGCACGCTGTTCCTCGATCCCGACTGGCGTAAAGAGGGCAACGGCTATTTGCTCTCTAAATCACGCTTTATGTTTATGGCGGCGTTTCGCGACAAATTTAATGAAAAGGTTGTGGCGGAAATGCGTGGCGTGATCGACGAACACGGCTACTCGCCGTTCTGGGAAAGCCTGGGAGAACGCTTTTTTTCCATGGAATTCAGCCGGGCAGACTATTTATGCGGCACCGGGCAGAAGGCGTTTATTGCTGAACTGATGCCGAAGCACCCTATTTACACCCATTTCTTATCGGAAGAAGCGCAGGCGGTGATTGGCGAAGTACATCCGCAAACGGCGCCGGCCAGAACGGTACTGGAGAAAGAAGGTTTCCGCTACCGCAACTATATCGACATTTTCGACGGCGGCCCGACGCTGGAGTGCGACATTGATCGGGTTCGGGCAATCCGTAAAAGCCGCCTGCTGGACGTGGTGGAAGGCCAGCCCGCGCCGGGCGAGTTTCCGGCGTGTCTGGTCGCCAATGAAAATTATCATCACTTTCGCGCCATGCTGATTCGTACCGACCCGGATACGCAACGTCTGGTGCTGACTGCGGCGCAACTTGATGCGCTCAAATGCCACGCGGGAGATCGCGTTCGTCTGGTACGTCTTTGCGCTGAGGAGAAAACCGCATGA
- the astC gene encoding succinylornithine/acetylornithine transaminase, protein MSLSITRENFDEWMMPVYAPAPFIPVRGEGSRLWDQQGKEYIDFAGGIAVNALGHAHPALREALNEQASKFWHTGNGYTNEPVLRLAKMLIDATFAERVFFCNSGAEANEAALKLARKYAHDRFGTHKSGIVAFKNAFHGRTLFTVSAGGQPAYSQDFAPLPPDIRHAVYNDLNAASELIDDTTCAVIVEPMQGEGGVLPATKAFLQGLRELCDRHNALLIFDEVQTGVGRTGELYAYMHYGVTPDLLTTAKALGGGFPIGALLATEKCASVMTVGTHGTTYGGNPLASAVAGKLLEIVNTPEMLNGVKQRHDGFVERLNAINERFGLFSEIRGLGLLIGCVLEAEFAGKAKLISQEAAKAGVMVLIAGANVVRFAPALNVSKEEVATGLDRFALACERIKAGGSS, encoded by the coding sequence ATGTCTCTGTCAATTACGCGTGAAAATTTTGATGAATGGATGATGCCGGTCTATGCCCCGGCACCTTTTATTCCTGTTCGTGGAGAAGGCTCACGCCTGTGGGATCAGCAGGGGAAAGAGTATATCGACTTCGCCGGGGGAATTGCGGTGAATGCGCTTGGCCATGCGCACCCGGCTTTACGCGAGGCGTTGAATGAGCAGGCGAGCAAATTCTGGCATACCGGAAATGGCTACACCAACGAGCCGGTGCTGCGACTGGCGAAGATGCTGATTGACGCCACCTTTGCTGAACGCGTCTTCTTCTGTAACTCCGGCGCGGAGGCCAACGAAGCGGCGCTGAAACTGGCGCGTAAGTATGCGCACGATCGTTTTGGCACGCATAAAAGCGGGATTGTGGCATTCAAAAATGCCTTTCATGGCCGCACGCTGTTTACCGTCAGCGCAGGCGGGCAGCCCGCGTATTCACAGGATTTCGCTCCGCTGCCGCCGGATATCCGCCATGCCGTGTATAACGATCTCAACGCGGCCAGCGAACTGATTGATGACACGACATGCGCGGTGATCGTGGAGCCCATGCAGGGCGAAGGGGGCGTGCTCCCGGCCACGAAAGCATTCTTACAGGGGCTGCGCGAATTGTGCGACCGACACAATGCCTTGCTGATTTTTGATGAAGTACAGACGGGGGTTGGGCGTACCGGCGAGCTGTATGCCTACATGCATTATGGCGTCACCCCCGATCTGCTTACCACTGCGAAAGCGCTGGGCGGCGGTTTCCCCATCGGGGCTCTGTTGGCCACTGAAAAATGCGCCAGCGTGATGACGGTAGGCACTCACGGAACCACCTACGGCGGCAACCCGCTGGCTTCTGCGGTGGCGGGAAAGCTGCTGGAGATCGTCAATACGCCGGAAATGCTGAACGGCGTTAAGCAACGCCATGACGGGTTTGTCGAACGCTTGAACGCCATAAATGAACGCTTCGGATTGTTCAGTGAAATTCGTGGACTGGGGCTGCTTATTGGCTGCGTTCTGGAGGCTGAGTTTGCCGGAAAAGCTAAACTTATTTCACAGGAAGCCGCAAAAGCCGGAGTGATGGTGCTGATTGCGGGCGCTAACGTGGTGCGTTTCGCACCTGCGTTAAACGTCAGCAAAGAGGAAGTGGCAACCGGGCTGGATCGCTTTGCGCTGGCCTGTGAACGCATCAAAGCAGGAGGTTCGTCATGA
- a CDS encoding CDP-alcohol phosphatidyltransferase family protein, which produces MFDRHLHPRVKPLLHRCAAYLDKPAITPDGLTLFGFAIGVLALPFLALGWYLAALAAIVLNRLFDGLDGALARRRGLTDAGGFLDITLDFLFYALVPFGFILAAPEQNALAGGWLLFAFIGTGSSFLAFAALAAKHQIDNPGYAHKSFYYLGGLTEGTETILLFVLGCLFPRYFPVLAWVFGALCWMTTLTRVWSGYLTLKVIRPGKRSSL; this is translated from the coding sequence ATGTTTGACCGGCATCTGCACCCACGGGTTAAACCGCTCCTGCACCGCTGTGCCGCGTATCTCGATAAACCGGCGATCACCCCGGACGGCCTGACGCTGTTCGGATTTGCCATTGGCGTGCTGGCGCTGCCGTTTCTGGCGCTGGGCTGGTATCTGGCCGCGCTGGCGGCCATTGTGCTGAATCGCCTGTTCGACGGGCTGGATGGCGCGCTGGCACGGCGCAGAGGGTTAACCGATGCGGGGGGATTTCTTGATATCACCCTCGACTTTCTGTTTTACGCACTGGTTCCGTTTGGCTTTATTCTGGCCGCACCGGAACAAAACGCGCTGGCAGGGGGATGGCTGCTGTTTGCGTTTATCGGTACGGGCAGTAGTTTTCTGGCGTTTGCGGCGCTGGCGGCGAAGCATCAGATTGATAATCCGGGCTATGCGCACAAATCGTTTTACTATCTGGGCGGGTTGACCGAGGGCACCGAGACAATATTGCTTTTTGTTCTGGGCTGCCTGTTTCCGCGTTATTTTCCCGTTCTGGCGTGGGTATTTGGCGCGTTGTGCTGGATGACCACCCTGACAAGGGTCTGGAGTGGATACCTGACGCTGAAGGTTATCCGGCCTGGAAAAAGATCCTCCCTGTAG
- a CDS encoding pyrimidine (deoxy)nucleoside triphosphate diphosphatase produces MKTIDVVAAIIERDDKILLAQRPEHADQPGMWEFAGGKVESSETQPQALIRELREELGIEAVVGRYIASHQREVSGRLIHLHAWHVPAFTGAVTAHYHQNMIWCSPKEALRYPLAPADIPLLEAFMALRDARPTDSY; encoded by the coding sequence ATGAAAACCATTGATGTCGTCGCCGCAATCATTGAGCGTGACGACAAAATATTGCTGGCTCAACGCCCGGAACACGCCGATCAGCCGGGTATGTGGGAGTTTGCCGGAGGCAAAGTGGAGTCCAGTGAGACGCAGCCTCAGGCGTTGATTCGCGAACTGCGTGAAGAGTTGGGTATTGAGGCGGTTGTCGGGCGCTATATCGCCAGCCATCAGCGCGAAGTCTCTGGCCGGCTGATCCATCTGCATGCCTGGCACGTCCCGGCGTTTACCGGCGCCGTCACCGCGCATTATCACCAGAACATGATCTGGTGTTCGCCAAAAGAGGCGCTGCGTTACCCGCTTGCGCCTGCGGACATTCCGCTGTTAGAGGCGTTTATGGCTTTACGCGACGCCAGACCAACGGATTCGTACTGA
- a CDS encoding ATP-binding cassette domain-containing protein — MLIVQHLTLRQDNHRLLNQVAFQVKKGDIVTLMGPSGSGKSSLFSWMVGALPSQFQASGELWLNERRIDTLPTAQRQIGILFQDALLFDHFSVGQNLLLALPAAIKGAARQTEVRHALERAGLDGFSRRDPASLSGGQRARVALLRALLAQPQALLLDEPFSRLDAGRRDAFRRWVFAEVRQQNIPVVQVTHDIQDVPPGGTVLQMEAWA, encoded by the coding sequence ATGCTCATCGTTCAACATCTCACGCTGCGCCAGGACAATCACCGCTTATTGAATCAGGTCGCCTTTCAGGTCAAAAAAGGTGACATTGTCACGTTAATGGGACCCTCCGGTAGCGGAAAGTCTTCGCTGTTTTCGTGGATGGTCGGCGCACTGCCGTCTCAGTTTCAGGCCTCCGGCGAGCTTTGGCTCAACGAACGACGCATCGATACGCTCCCCACCGCGCAACGTCAAATCGGTATTTTGTTTCAGGATGCCCTGCTGTTTGACCATTTCAGCGTCGGGCAGAACCTACTGCTGGCGCTGCCTGCCGCAATAAAAGGGGCGGCCAGACAAACGGAAGTACGGCATGCTCTTGAGCGCGCCGGGCTGGACGGGTTCAGCCGCCGCGATCCGGCGTCATTGTCCGGCGGCCAGCGCGCCAGGGTGGCCCTGCTTCGCGCGCTGCTGGCACAACCGCAGGCATTACTGCTGGATGAGCCGTTCAGTCGACTGGACGCCGGGCGCCGCGACGCCTTCCGCCGGTGGGTCTTTGCCGAAGTACGGCAACAAAATATTCCGGTGGTACAGGTGACGCACGATATCCAGGATGTTCCTCCCGGCGGCACGGTACTCCAGATGGAGGCGTGGGCGTGA
- a CDS encoding TVP38/TMEM64 family protein: protein MNAKKRLLSGFLIICIAGVVWALPPGFLSLDTLKRYHTMLAAWQQQSPFLSAGLYFLVYTLVAALSIPGAALLTLLGGALFGLWQGTLLVSFASTLGATLAMLASRYLLREWISRRFARQMQTVNHGMARDGAFYLFALRVMPLFPFVLVNLLAGLTSIRVRQYWWISQAGMFPATVIYLNAGRQLSQLTSIRDIISPGMLAAFALLGLLPLASRWLVKRFLRS, encoded by the coding sequence GTGAACGCGAAAAAACGACTGCTCTCAGGTTTTTTAATCATCTGTATCGCCGGGGTGGTGTGGGCTTTGCCTCCCGGTTTTCTCTCCCTTGATACCCTGAAACGCTATCACACGATGCTGGCGGCCTGGCAGCAACAGTCGCCATTCCTGAGCGCTGGTCTCTATTTTCTGGTCTATACGCTGGTGGCGGCCTTATCGATTCCCGGCGCTGCGCTGCTGACGCTGCTCGGCGGCGCGCTATTCGGACTCTGGCAAGGAACGCTGCTGGTCTCCTTCGCGTCAACCCTCGGCGCTACGCTCGCCATGCTGGCCAGCCGCTACCTGCTGCGGGAGTGGATCTCCCGCCGGTTCGCACGCCAGATGCAAACCGTAAATCATGGTATGGCGCGCGACGGCGCCTTTTATCTGTTTGCGCTACGCGTAATGCCGCTGTTCCCCTTTGTTCTCGTTAATTTACTCGCCGGGTTGACGTCAATCCGCGTACGTCAATACTGGTGGATCAGTCAGGCGGGCATGTTTCCGGCAACGGTGATTTATCTCAACGCCGGACGCCAGCTCAGCCAGTTGACATCAATACGCGACATCATTTCCCCCGGTATGCTGGCGGCCTTTGCCCTGCTGGGGCTGTTACCACTGGCCTCCCGTTGGCTGGTTAAGCGTTTTTTACGATCCTAA
- a CDS encoding carboxymuconolactone decarboxylase family protein: protein MNDPQPWVSPLTHIPSSLKPLVATQKKHYGDVLHPTRWWGRMPFLFWLVALFVGFLERKRARLTPVMRALLMTRVSQVCHCAFCVDANSLRLAERCGALDKVQAVAGWQSSTLFSEEERVALAYAEAVTATPPQVDEALKAMMKRYFTDDAITEMTALIAFQNLSARFNAALDIPSQGLCDALKGAPHV from the coding sequence TTGAACGATCCACAACCCTGGGTTAGCCCATTGACCCATATCCCTTCCAGTCTGAAACCTCTCGTCGCTACGCAGAAAAAACATTACGGCGACGTTCTGCACCCCACGCGCTGGTGGGGGCGAATGCCGTTTCTGTTCTGGCTGGTGGCGCTGTTTGTCGGGTTTCTGGAACGTAAGCGCGCGCGGTTAACGCCGGTGATGCGCGCGTTGTTGATGACGCGCGTTTCGCAGGTGTGCCATTGCGCCTTCTGTGTGGATGCCAACAGTTTACGTCTGGCCGAGCGGTGTGGGGCGCTGGATAAAGTACAGGCCGTTGCCGGGTGGCAATCGTCCACGCTGTTCAGCGAGGAGGAGCGTGTCGCACTGGCTTATGCCGAGGCCGTGACCGCCACGCCGCCGCAGGTTGATGAGGCGCTCAAGGCGATGATGAAACGCTATTTTACTGACGACGCGATTACCGAAATGACGGCGCTGATCGCCTTTCAGAACCTGTCGGCGCGTTTTAATGCCGCGCTGGATATTCCTTCGCAAGGGCTGTGTGACGCATTGAAAGGGGCGCCACATGTTTGA
- a CDS encoding YnjH family protein — protein sequence MVSFAALANQHYRPDVEVNVPPEVFSSSGQRAQPCNQCCVYQDQNYSEGAVIKAEGVLLQCQRDEKTLSTNPLVWRRVKP from the coding sequence ATGGTCTCTTTTGCCGCGCTGGCGAATCAGCATTATCGCCCGGATGTGGAGGTTAACGTCCCGCCCGAAGTGTTCAGCTCCAGCGGGCAGCGTGCGCAGCCCTGCAATCAGTGCTGCGTCTACCAGGATCAAAACTATTCGGAAGGGGCGGTGATTAAAGCCGAAGGCGTGCTGCTGCAATGCCAGCGCGACGAAAAAACGCTCAGTACGAATCCGTTGGTCTGGCGTCGCGTAAAGCCATAA
- a CDS encoding ABC transporter permease subunit — translation MATPLRYAVTLLVWGVMAVIWLPLVPAAFTLITPALSATHWLALFSDPQLPQALRATLVSVTLAATGALAIALTIVVALWPGAKWARLCARLPWLLAIPHVAFAASALLLFAEGGMLYRLFPSLTPQMDRYGIGLGLTLAVKESAFLLWVLSALLSEKQLSQQVIVLDTLGYSRLQCLSWLLLPAVAPGLGTVMLAIVAWSLSAVDVAMILGPGNPPTLAVLSWQWLSQGDADQQAKGALASLLLVALLMLFALFGYLIWRGWQRTLPAINGLRRQRLSGRSGKTLALTLPLSGMLCVALLACMAEPASVNREALVNSLQIGLASAVLGLMTLFLWLEWGPQTGHRWVWLPILLPALPLVAGQYTLALLAGQDGQYATVIWGHLLWVIPWMLFVLKPAWQHIDPRLVLIAQTLGWTRARIFWRIKCPLLLRPALFAFAVGFSVSIAQYMPTLWLGAGRYPTLTTEAVALSSGGSTTILASQALWQLLLPLLVFALTALCSRVIGHYRQGLR, via the coding sequence ATGGCTACGCCGCTACGGTACGCAGTAACCCTGCTGGTCTGGGGCGTGATGGCGGTCATCTGGCTGCCGCTGGTTCCTGCCGCATTCACGCTTATCACGCCCGCGCTCTCCGCTACGCACTGGCTGGCGCTGTTTAGCGATCCGCAGCTTCCGCAGGCGCTGCGGGCAACGCTGGTCTCCGTCACCCTGGCGGCAACCGGCGCACTGGCTATTGCGCTGACGATCGTCGTCGCGTTGTGGCCTGGCGCAAAATGGGCGCGTCTTTGCGCCCGCCTCCCCTGGCTACTGGCCATTCCTCATGTGGCCTTTGCCGCCAGCGCCCTGCTGCTTTTTGCCGAAGGCGGGATGCTTTATCGCCTTTTCCCCTCGCTCACGCCGCAGATGGATCGCTATGGCATCGGGCTTGGGCTCACGCTGGCCGTCAAAGAGAGCGCCTTTCTGCTCTGGGTCCTGTCGGCATTATTAAGTGAAAAACAGCTTTCGCAGCAGGTCATCGTGCTGGATACCCTGGGCTACAGCCGTCTGCAATGCCTGAGCTGGCTGCTGTTACCCGCCGTTGCGCCAGGATTAGGCACGGTGATGCTGGCGATTGTCGCCTGGTCATTATCGGCAGTGGATGTCGCGATGATTCTGGGGCCGGGCAATCCACCTACGCTGGCAGTGTTAAGCTGGCAATGGCTGAGCCAGGGCGACGCCGACCAACAGGCCAAAGGCGCTCTCGCCAGTTTACTGCTCGTGGCGTTGCTTATGCTGTTTGCTCTGTTCGGCTATCTCATCTGGCGGGGATGGCAACGTACCCTTCCTGCCATCAACGGTCTTCGCCGCCAGCGCTTATCAGGCAGAAGCGGAAAAACGCTGGCGCTGACGCTGCCGTTAAGCGGCATGCTGTGCGTGGCGCTGCTGGCTTGTATGGCTGAACCTGCGTCGGTGAACCGCGAAGCGCTGGTGAACAGCCTGCAAATAGGGCTGGCGTCCGCCGTGCTGGGGTTGATGACGCTGTTCTTATGGCTGGAATGGGGGCCGCAAACCGGGCACCGCTGGGTCTGGCTGCCAATATTGCTTCCTGCGCTGCCGTTGGTCGCCGGGCAATACACTCTGGCGCTGCTCGCCGGGCAAGACGGCCAGTACGCTACCGTTATCTGGGGGCACCTGCTGTGGGTTATCCCGTGGATGTTATTCGTCCTCAAACCCGCCTGGCAGCACATTGACCCACGGCTGGTGCTGATCGCGCAAACGCTGGGCTGGACGCGGGCTCGTATCTTCTGGCGCATCAAGTGCCCACTTTTACTGCGCCCCGCACTGTTTGCCTTCGCGGTCGGCTTTTCCGTCAGCATCGCCCAATACATGCCGACACTCTGGCTGGGCGCCGGACGCTATCCTACGCTCACCACAGAAGCCGTGGCGCTCAGCAGCGGCGGCAGTACCACAATTCTTGCGTCGCAGGCGCTATGGCAACTGCTGTTACCCCTGCTGGTTTTCGCGCTGACGGCGCTATGTTCACGCGTCATTGGCCACTATCGTCAAGGACTCCGCTAA